A genomic window from Triticum urartu cultivar G1812 chromosome 7, Tu2.1, whole genome shotgun sequence includes:
- the LOC125521228 gene encoding zinc finger CCCH domain-containing protein 56-like, protein MDYTNAIHIIPDAAGPESWANSAAPPGGDSGIWATEDDYSQWNGDQGLSGGGYGGDRNSSQPHSRAGSEQPPPGKKPRGSGPSGGGDAGSTSKSRAIGKMFFKTKLCCKFRAGTCPYVTNCNFAHGMEELRKPPPNWQEIVAAHEEATEQREEHQIPIMTSSNVVPGDSVSGRAYKGRHCKKFYTEEGCPYGDACTFLHDEQSKARESVAISLSPSVGGGSYNSAAAAAASPNGPTILKPSNWKTRICNKWEMTGYCPFGSKCHFAHGAAELHKYGGGLVDIDGRDIASTPDSKQAAASSKLPVETPAASTAVPPHADVYHLGSQTQRSALASQRSGQLQRPIQKWKGPDKISRIYGDWIDETD, encoded by the exons ATGGACTACACCAACGCCATCCATATCATCCCGGACGCCGCCGGTCCCGAAAGCTGGGCCAACTCTGCGGCGCCTCCTGGCGGGGACTCCGGGATTTGGGCCACCGAGGACGACTACAGCCAGTGGAACGGCGACCAGGGGCTTAGCGGGGGTGGCTATGGCGGTGACAGGAACTCGTCGCAGCCGCATTCAAGGGCCGGCAGCGAGCAGCCGCCGCCGGGCAAGAAGCCCAGGGGCAGTGGGCcgtcgggcggcggcgacgccGGGAGCACGAGCAAGTCGCGCGCGATTGGGAAGATGTTCTTCAAGACGAAGCTCTGCTGCAAGTTCCGGGCAGGGACGTGCCCGTATGTGACAAACTGCAACTTCGCTCATGGGATGGAGGAGCTGCGCAAGCCGCCCCCCAACTGGCAGGAGATCGTGGCAGCACACGAGGAGGCGACGGAACAGAGAGAGGAGCACCAGATCCCGATCATGACGTCGTCCAACGTGGTGCCTGGTGACAGCGTGTCTGGCAGGGCGTACAAGGGGCGGCACTGCAAGAAGTTCTACACCGAGGAGGGATGCCCCTATGGCGACGCATGCACTTTCTTGCATGATGAGCAGTCCAAGGCGCGTGAGAGCGTCGCGATTAGCCTATCGCCGTCGGTTGGCGGGGGCAGCTAcaactctgctgctgctgctgccgcctcTCCAAATGGACCGACAATTCTGAAGCCGTCGAATTGGAAGACGAGGATTTGTAACAAGTGGGAGATGACTGGCTACTGCCCCTTCGGtagcaagtgccactttgctcatGGAGCTGCTG AACTCCACAAGTATGGTGGGGGACTTGTCGACATTGACGGGAGGGACATTGCATCAACTCCGGACTCGAAGCAGGCTGCGGCATCTTCGAAACTTCCTGTGGAGACTCCTGCTGCATCCACTGCGGTGCCCCCTCATGCAGACGTTTACCATTTAGGCAGCCAGACACAGCGTTCCGCCTTGGCCAGCCAAAGGTCCGGGCAGCTACAGAGGCCAATCCAGAAATGGAAAGGCCCCGACAAGATAAGCAGGATCTATGGTGATTGGATAGACGAAACCGACTAG